ACCTCATTTAAAATTTCACTcaatcacaaataaaaatttataactgATTTTTTTATGTGACACACGTACTTCTTTATATTCAAAAACTTTTGAGGCCACATGCACATAGATTTGGGTCCAGTACGAATAGTTGGCCAAGACTATTTCTTAGCAGACCCAACTCAAGTCCTGTCCAAATTGTCCTATAACCTCTCATATTCACTGCATTTGAAATTTCAACACCAGTCCAATTCAACCACAAGAGGAGGAGTTCTCTGACAACTACCGGAAACAAACTCACCACTTTTATCACAGCTCTTTTATGCAATAGTCCGTAATCAGTTGTCTCTATCGATCACAATTAGTCACACGTAGAATTGTACCCAAAATTGttcgtttttatttttgtggagAAGGCAGCACATGCTCTGCAAAAAGGTTACGATATTTTTCCCCAGTGGACCTTCACTTGTCACTGTCATAGCCTCCGCCGCAGTCCACATTACGTGTATCACTGTTACCCCATGCTTATCATGTGCTCAATGCTATATCATCCAGTTCAAACTCATAGTCAGATTCAATCccttaagaagaaaaattttggtACCACGTCCAATTACACAATTTTGCCCATAACTTGTCCATACTATCACCCTCTACCAATCACAATTTGTTATTTGGACAAATTGTAGGTAAAATTATACAATTAGCTGTGACACCAGAATTATTCCTTACAAAAAGAGAGGAGACAAACCTACTTAACTCCGTACTTTGGCTCTACTTTTTTCACCAATTTCACTCTCTTTAGTCTGAGCTCTACTTGTGTGTGCGTGTTTTTCTCGGTTTTTATACGTGGATGATGAGCAAGAGAGCCAAGAGTTATAATTCAGATATCACAGAGATAATGTTTCCTTGTGATTTTTGCAACTCAATAGCGGCAGTGTTGTACTGCAGAGCTGACTCGGCGAAGCTCTGCTTGTTCTGTGACCAACAAGTCCACTCTGCCAATGCTTTGTCTCTCAAACACGTTCGCTCTCCAATTTGCGACAGTTGCGGAATCAAACCTGTCTCAGTTTGGTGCTCCATGGACAACCTCATGCTCTGCCAACACTGTGACTTGGACTCCCACAACAATTGCTCTGTCTCATCCCTCCATAACCGAGTTCCAGTCGAAGGGTTCTCGGGTTATCACACAGCAATTGTGCTGGCCCCTATGTTTGGGATTGATCTGGAGGCTAACAATTTGGTGAATACAAATTCTGGGTCTTTTTTACACGAGCAAAAGTTGGTGAATTCACATGAATTCATGGTCCCAAGTGATGATTCCTCTGTGTGGAAAGGACAGGGTTTGAGGTGTGGAAAGTGTAGGGACGAGGTGTATGAGCAACTGGTGGAGATGGGAAACAAAGATCGGATGAGAGTGGATAAAGATGGTGAAGATTTATGTCCCAAGACACCTCCAAGTGAGTTTGCTCAGTCTCAGCAAGCGAATTTGGAGAGTTTTGAGCTGCaaaatgaggatgatgatgaagaattgTTAAGGCAACAAAAGTCGCTTGCATCTTTGCTCATGGTTCCATCGAATGTGGAAGCGAAAGAGAGTGATTATTATGTTGCTGAAGGAGATCTTTTGTGGGATTGTAATCCCACCTATGACTTTGACTATGAGGCCAGCCAGGTTTGTAACTCTGTGTATGAGAAACTGTGTCTTACGTGAGAAAGTTGGTCTGCACATCTCGTAGACTATACTCTATTCTCTTCCTAGGTTGCACGTACACGTCATTTTTGGCGTGGTGTTGGTGTTGAACACGTGTTGGACATCAGAACAGGTACAACTCGTCGGATTTCAGTGTCCGGTGagtgtctctttttttttttttttttgcttctctgaCATGGCTCCGACACGTCCGacacagtgaaaaaaaaaaaatcacagatttTCACAGATGACTTACCAATACCATTGATTTTGTGATATACCCTAAAACAACAAGCCTAAGAAGTCCCAAAACCCACATCTCAAGTTCTCACTTCTCAACCCACCCACCCTCCCTCTGACCTTTGCTCTACCCGCTGCTGCCGCTGTTCTCTGTCCCTCGCCGAAGCTAGATCGGACCAATCGGCAAGCTCCATCGACGTTGACGCCCATGCTTGTCCcttccaatctctctctctctctctctctctctctctctctctctctctctcggcaTCATGTCCGACCTCTTTAAgcttctctctatttttttttttttttttttttatcagataTTTGGCCATTTGGTTTGGGTGAATGACTAAATGGGTTACTTAATTACTCACTTATTATAAtccgttttgtttttttttttaaatcccacTCTCACTGTCACTGTTGATAAACCAGTTAAATGTTTTtataggatgatgtttttgttcTGTGATAATCTTgaaagtttaaaacttgttatttgtttatgtttttagtttgatgttgaacttgttatccttttatggtttgtactctaaacattttatgtgtattattgtactactttgggcgttagtttacttatttgtagttcttacataatttaaattctagacataaacctattttatgtctaaaaatatgcctaaatataaaatttaattaattatttaaccgccGTGTTgtgtccttattttttaaaaattgccaTATCTCtgtgtccgtgtccgtgtccgtgtccgtgcaacATAGTGAATCTCTTCTCACTTCTCGCGTAAATAATTTTGTCTTAATAATTTTCACCTTTATGGTTGCAtgtcatatcatatactatacgCCAATCTTAATAATTGCAACCGTATTTCCAGTATGTTATACTTTTGTCTGAAAGGCAACTTTTGGACATTCGTGAGGTGTTCTTTGACTATATTCCATTAAAGTGTCTAACCACCAGTTCTGGCTAGTCATGTGGCTCTAGAAGTTTGTAATTATGGGCTAgcaatttaatattatattactagaaatttttttgttaaaaaaaatataaattacttgaaactttttttttatagatattgtaggggcggtttttgggaCCCAGGCCCAGCAAATAagtgattctggcccaaaagtccccagacaatgaatttgtagagagtgggttacagaGCTAGGACTAGACGAAGTGAGCGTCAGTTAGACGTACGCCATGCAGCATGTTGAACGTGAGAATATTCCATTTACGTTTAATGGGATAttggtccgaggagacgtataagTGCACCTCTCACTCTGTTTACAGACTACGGAGTTCTTtcacctttttctctctctttttttccttattctccgatcccttcttcatggggatctccttctcttatatagcctccttgaattgataagaaccttacacttgttagccatctggaccttcacttgagtgtctgtcccatcggacatctcccttatccttctgtgagttgcactggccaatgtaacactgttcgcctgtcttctccacattaatgcgactAAAAAGGTAGCtctcttgcatttaatgcggcagttgtgacTTCTCCCTGATGTCTTacattttcctctttcctgCTGCGTGAGGCTCACCCTCCTACCCACGTTCGTCCGGATGGGTTCTTCACTGTGGAGGGGACGCACATTGGGCCCATATTTGtgtgtccgaggagacattcctcctcagACGTCTTCTAGAACGAACCAGGCTCAACAGGGTTGGGCCAGAAGTCATTTGGGCCCCTCTTCCCCGTTGGGTCATGGTTAGGCTTCgcgtgggttcccaagcccactgTTGGTTTTGGGAATTTCACCCCTacagatataataatattttaacttaTAGCATCTATCTCATTATTTAGGTTAGGTCCGAACTCCAAAACTCTTATTCGATAATAAGagattttactaattgagttaactggaacttAAATATTACTGGAATTTAGTAGTTTGTTATGTCTTATATGTAGTAACTCTTCTTTTGTATATTTACGATGAAGTGGTACGaaggatattacaaattttattatatagattttataaacgaataataaattttgtatagATTTTAGAAACGAatgttcataaaaaattaaaaaaattaaaaaaattaaaaaaaaaaaaaaaaaaaacaacaacaacaacaacaaatgtgtctaattttaaatcataatataaaaagtagtaaaataaatttatttattatgttggtTATTGAGTGTGCATCAATCATGTACATTGTTGTGTCAATTTGTAAATTATATGTAgaagtagtaaaatttatagtaactttagtaatttcttatGATACATAATTGACTTCTAtgtgttcttttcttttggtgaaAATATTTAGTTACATGAAGACTTGAACAATAGGTGACCAATTAATAGTTCATTTCCCCTGTGGTGCGAAGTTTTTCTTATAGGGAAAACACCAAACGCCAAAATGTAATAGGCATGAATGTTAATTTGACTGTAGATTCACCAGGTTTGGTGACAATCTACTCAGTTGATTTGTTTggttcttttctctttttctttttcttttttaaataatcgaTTTGTTTGGCTCTTGGTCACTGTTTCAATTAGGGAAAGCCCATTACattgtaaaataataacaaatgtTTGTATACCGTTCTGCCTTTTGATAATACTACAATTAATTATACTGCTTAAAGTTTGTTCTTACATACACAACAACGTATGATATGTATCCATGAACATACTAATTACTACAAACGCTAAACATATGCTATTGTTATTCCTCATTATTGCTCTTGCAGGCGTGGGATTTCCAGTTGGGAGAATCAAGACACTGTGAAAAGCATGATCCACAAGCAGCAAAATACGGTGAAAACAATCCTGAATTTATGATCAAGAATTATGTCAATTTTATCCAAGAATCTTCCTTGACAAAACCAAAGGTATTACAAGACCTATATGAGATGAATTGCTCCACAATATGTGAGGATTTTCTTTCAGAAAATGTAAGTCATTCTGACTGGTGTTAGATGTATTGATCAGAAAGTTTACTTCTGAAATGACGACCACACAAATCAAACTATGCATAGTTTTTTTAGAATGTCACAAATAAAAACCTTCAGCTTACTAGTTGAACTACTAAAAGAGATATCTTATGGAGAAGCTTAAGCTGTCACCTTACcctttagtcaatttttttgtgttgtcAACCATTTGTATCAGAAACTGGTCTAATAAGGATTACATCATAAACAATATTGCATACTATTCTGATTTTCTGCAACATCATGAATTATGTTGTATCTGATATGTTTTATGTTGGTAACCCTGCAATTACAGTTGTTAAATTATGACAGCAGAAGCTAGAGCTTAGCATGAACTTATATGAGCAGAATATCTATGTAATTTTATGGATTATGACTTGATTTGAAAACTTTCATCCTGGTTCATTATATTGTGGCA
This DNA window, taken from Quercus robur chromosome 2, dhQueRobu3.1, whole genome shotgun sequence, encodes the following:
- the LOC126714536 gene encoding zinc finger protein CONSTANS-LIKE 15-like; the encoded protein is MMSKRAKSYNSDITEIMFPCDFCNSIAAVLYCRADSAKLCLFCDQQVHSANALSLKHVRSPICDSCGIKPVSVWCSMDNLMLCQHCDLDSHNNCSVSSLHNRVPVEGFSGYHTAIVLAPMFGIDLEANNLVNTNSGSFLHEQKLVNSHEFMVPSDDSSVWKGQGLRCGKCRDEVYEQLVEMGNKDRMRVDKDGEDLCPKTPPSEFAQSQQANLESFELQNEDDDEELLRQQKSLASLLMVPSNVEAKESDYYVAEGDLLWDCNPTYDFDYEASQAWDFQLGESRHCEKHDPQAAKYGENNPEFMIKNYVNFIQESSLTKPKNHSNHPLSINKTPKEESFNKSKVELPPKVHVD